A single Syngnathoides biaculeatus isolate LvHL_M chromosome 18, ASM1980259v1, whole genome shotgun sequence DNA region contains:
- the LOC133492296 gene encoding piwi-like protein 1, translating into MEHVKASKSGTSVSPIQLSANFFRILSRPQRVLYQYHVDFKPPMESRHLRSPLLFQHERTLGNVHSFDGGILFMPQRLPNKVPSHIDNIDNLGSDRAHENERAQCVPCVQVTVLQSLTGNGEKVEIIVTLTNELAPTSSVCLQLYNIIFRRNLRLLGMQQIGRNYYDAKDPLSILHHRLTIWPGYTTGILEYESAIMLCIDVSHKVLCSETVLDIMSRPIGNESRTQMQELGRRKGVQEEHPSTLHPDVETKILW; encoded by the exons ATGGAGCATGTCAAAGCTTCAAAGTCTG GAACAAGTGTCTCTCCTATTCAGTTGTCTGCCAACTTCTTTCGTATCCTGTCCCGCCCTCAACGGGTTCTATACCAATACCACGTGGACTTCAAGCCACCAATGGAGTCCCGTCATCTTCGATCGCCCCTCCTGTTCCAGCACGAGCGAACTCTGGGCAATGTTCACTCCTTCGATGGAGGCATACTCTTTATGCCGCAAAGACTTCCTAACAAGGTGCCGTCACACATTGACAACATTGACAATTTGGGCTCGGATAGAGCACATGAAAATGAACGGGCACAATGTGTGCCATGTGTTCAGGTGACTGTGCTGCAAAGTTTGACAGGTAATGGTGAGAAAGTGGAGATCATTGTGACCCTGACGAATGAACTGGCTCCAACGTCATCAGTTTGCCTGCAGTTGTACAACATTATATTCAGAAG GAATTTGCGACTCCTCGGCATGCAACAGATTGGACGCAATTATTACGATGCCAAAGATCCACTCAGCATCCTGCATCACAG ATTGACCATATGGCCAGGCTACACGACAGGCATCTTAGAGTACGAGTCAGCCATCATGCTGTGTATCGATGTGAGCCACAAAGTGCTGTGTAGTGAGACTGTTCTGGACAttatgtcacgtcccatcggaaacgagagtaggacccaaatgcaggaactcggaagacggaAGGGAGTTCAAGaagaacatccatccactctCCATCCAGATGTAGAAACCAAAATCCTGTGGTAG